In Halobacterium sp. R2-5, the following are encoded in one genomic region:
- a CDS encoding glutathione S-transferase N-terminal domain-containing protein, translated as MRTLYVQPFCPYCRKVKRALDDLGLDYETERVSFFKFRRDEVREISGQSQVPVIVDPENAVDGMNESGDIVDYLYETYGE; from the coding sequence ATGCGAACATTGTACGTCCAGCCGTTCTGCCCGTACTGCCGGAAAGTGAAGCGTGCACTGGACGACCTCGGCCTCGACTACGAGACCGAGCGCGTCTCCTTCTTCAAGTTCCGGCGGGACGAAGTTCGAGAAATCAGCGGCCAGTCCCAGGTGCCCGTGATCGTCGATCCCGAGAACGCCGTCGACGGCATGAACGAGAGCGGTGATATCGTCGACTACCTCTACGAGACGTACGGGGAGTGA
- a CDS encoding VTT domain-containing protein → MLGVPLAVLSVEAVVESATGWPGMGVVFGYSFLIAFALPGPSEVVLAAPIDIGLSSTGNLASIMLVSAAGKAAGSVFAFHIGQEVKSSGPVVRWLRRSRWNVLEWSENRSVELAKRFGHAGLAVALSVPFFPDTISIYAFAVLEEDYPRFALATFVGSLGRLVVTIGVFSGLAAVF, encoded by the coding sequence CTGCTCGGCGTGCCGCTCGCGGTGCTGTCCGTGGAGGCGGTCGTGGAGTCCGCGACCGGCTGGCCCGGGATGGGCGTCGTCTTCGGGTACTCGTTCCTCATCGCGTTCGCGCTCCCGGGGCCGAGCGAGGTCGTGCTCGCCGCCCCGATCGACATCGGGCTCTCCTCGACCGGGAACCTCGCGAGCATCATGCTCGTGAGCGCCGCCGGGAAGGCCGCGGGCAGCGTGTTCGCGTTCCACATCGGCCAGGAAGTCAAGAGCTCGGGGCCGGTCGTCCGGTGGCTGCGGCGCTCGCGCTGGAACGTCCTGGAGTGGTCGGAGAACCGCTCCGTCGAACTCGCGAAGCGGTTCGGCCACGCCGGCCTCGCGGTCGCGCTGTCGGTGCCGTTCTTCCCGGACACCATCTCCATTTACGCGTTCGCCGTCCTCGAAGAGGACTACCCGCGGTTCGCGCTCGCGACGTTCGTCGGTAGCCTCGGCCGCCTGGTCGTCACGATCGGCGTGTTCAGCGGCCTCGCCGCCGTGTTCTAG
- a CDS encoding sulfatase, translating to MESDTDISNVVLVTVDSLRADAIGAYDAQRHTPVMDRIAERGTVFERAFANGNWTPFSFPSMLSSRPVFSDSDEVGISESPTLASALSEAGVATGGFNAANGFLTSHWGYDEGFDEFEPFVASVGSSIYSRYLATHPTVEAWLQLATSPLRRAGSWLRGDADDRPFLDTSRMFDVEHASTEFIEDADEPFFLWVHYMDAHTPYVPAPRYIREVSSNVLGTHRMLLAHTRTGLGWEVGDRTLADLRTLYQAAVRQVDASVGRLLDTLDEEGVADETAVVLAGDHGEEFQDHGHLAHYPKLYDELIRVPFVVDVPGAESRRVEQQVALDSIPPTVTDLMGVDADADWRGDSLAPTVLDGEEPDDEPVVSVTVRGESVTAQPIPRSLDDGDLLVSVRDRDWTYVENVDTGATELYHRPSDPGQQDDRSDDPTPEEQALVDRFAPLVDEHASAIRDRNGATTERDVDEDLGARLEALGYK from the coding sequence ATGGAATCTGACACAGACATCTCGAACGTCGTACTCGTGACCGTCGACTCGCTCCGGGCCGACGCCATCGGCGCGTACGACGCACAGCGACACACGCCGGTGATGGACCGCATCGCCGAACGAGGCACTGTTTTCGAGCGCGCGTTCGCGAACGGCAACTGGACGCCGTTCTCGTTCCCGTCGATGCTCTCCTCCCGGCCGGTGTTCTCCGACTCCGACGAGGTCGGCATCAGCGAGTCGCCGACGCTGGCCTCGGCGCTCTCCGAGGCGGGCGTCGCCACGGGCGGGTTCAACGCAGCGAACGGCTTCCTGACCTCCCACTGGGGCTACGACGAGGGGTTCGACGAGTTCGAGCCGTTCGTCGCGAGCGTCGGGTCGAGCATCTACAGCCGCTATCTGGCCACGCACCCGACGGTGGAGGCGTGGCTGCAGCTCGCGACGTCGCCGCTGCGCCGCGCGGGGTCGTGGCTGCGCGGGGATGCCGACGACCGGCCGTTCCTCGACACGTCGCGGATGTTCGACGTCGAACACGCCTCGACGGAGTTCATCGAAGACGCCGACGAGCCGTTCTTCCTCTGGGTGCACTACATGGACGCGCACACGCCGTACGTTCCCGCGCCGCGGTACATCCGCGAAGTGTCCTCGAACGTGCTCGGCACGCACCGGATGCTGCTCGCGCACACCCGCACGGGCCTCGGCTGGGAGGTCGGCGACCGCACGCTCGCGGACCTCCGCACGCTCTACCAGGCCGCGGTCCGGCAGGTCGACGCGAGCGTCGGCCGGCTGCTCGACACCCTCGACGAGGAGGGCGTCGCCGACGAGACCGCGGTCGTGCTCGCGGGCGACCACGGCGAGGAGTTCCAAGATCACGGCCACCTCGCGCACTACCCGAAGCTCTACGACGAGCTGATTCGCGTGCCGTTCGTCGTCGACGTCCCGGGCGCCGAATCGCGGCGCGTCGAACAGCAGGTCGCGCTCGACTCGATCCCGCCGACCGTCACCGACCTCATGGGCGTCGACGCCGACGCGGACTGGCGGGGCGACTCGCTCGCGCCCACAGTCCTCGACGGCGAGGAGCCCGACGACGAGCCCGTCGTGTCGGTGACCGTGCGCGGCGAGTCGGTGACCGCCCAGCCCATCCCGCGCTCGCTGGACGACGGCGACCTGCTCGTCAGCGTCCGCGACCGGGACTGGACGTACGTCGAGAACGTCGACACCGGCGCGACCGAGCTCTACCACCGGCCCTCGGACCCCGGCCAGCAGGACGACCGCTCCGACGACCCCACCCCCGAGGAGCAGGCCCTCGTCGACCGGTTCGCGCCGCTCGTCGACGAGCACGCCAGCGCCATCCGCGACCGCAACGGGGCGACGACCGAACGCGACGTCGACGAGGACCTCGGCGCGCGACTCGAAGCCCTCGGCTACAAGTGA
- a CDS encoding MoxR family ATPase, which produces MDVDTAARTCTDVIDAVSEAVVTDREFLETVLAGALARGHVLLEDVPGTGKTLTARSLADALGLGFTRVQFTPDLLPSDITGSHVYDARTESFEFNPGPVFANVVLADEINRAPPKTQAALLEAMEEGQVSVDGETHQLPEPFFVIATQNPVEQEGTFRLPEAQRDRFAVKAAIGYPDRAGERELIDRRADRETTTPGVSQVVPDDALADLQGVPETVSVSDGVRDYVVDVGRATREDDRVEVGVSPRGTQRLFEVARSRAVIQGRDYVTPEDVKRVARPVLVHRLVLTGQATVESVAPEDVVRDVLDTVEVPAVS; this is translated from the coding sequence ATGGACGTCGACACCGCCGCCCGGACGTGCACCGACGTGATAGACGCGGTCAGCGAGGCGGTCGTCACGGACCGCGAGTTCCTCGAAACGGTCCTCGCGGGGGCGCTCGCCCGCGGCCACGTCCTCCTGGAGGACGTCCCCGGCACGGGGAAGACGCTGACCGCGCGCAGCCTCGCGGACGCGCTCGGCCTCGGGTTCACGCGCGTCCAGTTCACGCCCGACCTCCTCCCCTCCGACATCACCGGCTCGCACGTCTACGACGCCCGCACCGAATCCTTCGAGTTCAACCCCGGCCCCGTGTTCGCGAACGTGGTGCTCGCGGACGAGATCAACCGCGCGCCGCCGAAGACGCAGGCCGCCCTCCTCGAAGCGATGGAGGAAGGCCAGGTGAGCGTGGACGGCGAGACCCACCAGCTCCCCGAGCCCTTTTTCGTCATCGCGACCCAGAACCCCGTCGAACAGGAGGGGACGTTCCGGCTGCCGGAGGCCCAGCGCGACCGCTTCGCCGTGAAGGCCGCCATCGGCTACCCGGACCGCGCCGGCGAGCGCGAACTCATCGACCGCCGCGCCGACCGCGAGACCACGACGCCCGGCGTCTCGCAGGTCGTCCCGGACGACGCGCTCGCCGACCTGCAGGGCGTCCCCGAAACCGTCTCGGTCAGCGACGGCGTCCGCGACTACGTCGTCGACGTCGGCCGCGCCACCCGCGAGGACGACCGCGTCGAGGTCGGCGTCAGCCCGCGTGGCACCCAGCGGCTCTTCGAGGTGGCGCGCTCCCGCGCCGTCATCCAGGGCCGGGACTACGTCACGCCGGAGGACGTCAAGCGGGTCGCCCGCCCCGTGCTCGTCCACCGCCTCGTGCTCACCGGGCAGGCGACCGTCGAAAGTGTCGCCCCCGAGGACGTCGTGCGGGACGTCCTCGACACGGTCGAAGTCCCCGCCGTCTCGTAG
- a CDS encoding GtrA family protein, which yields MVRRYLRALVEGPFAIQLRRFAAVGAFTAGIQMVLLWLFVDIGRVNYLIGAVIAIEITIVLSYVLNNAWTFQQYRNTGTVDYFVGLVKTNLIRGSAIPLQVGVLFALVEWRALPYLFANAFAILVSGLYRYVLDAKWTWGQKA from the coding sequence ATGGTCCGCCGCTACCTGCGAGCGCTCGTCGAGGGACCGTTCGCGATACAGCTGCGGCGCTTCGCCGCCGTCGGCGCGTTCACCGCGGGCATCCAGATGGTGCTGCTGTGGCTGTTCGTCGACATCGGGCGCGTGAACTACCTCATCGGCGCCGTCATCGCCATCGAGATCACCATCGTGCTGTCGTACGTGCTGAACAACGCGTGGACGTTCCAGCAGTACCGGAACACGGGCACCGTCGACTACTTCGTCGGGCTCGTGAAGACGAACCTCATCCGCGGGTCGGCGATTCCGCTGCAGGTCGGCGTGCTGTTCGCGCTCGTGGAGTGGCGCGCGCTCCCGTACCTGTTCGCGAACGCGTTCGCCATCCTCGTCAGCGGGCTCTACCGGTACGTCCTCGACGCGAAGTGGACGTGGGGGCAGAAAGCGTGA